Proteins from a genomic interval of Stenotrophomonas sp. WZN-1:
- a CDS encoding BLUF domain-containing protein, which produces MPLRAIAYVSEASGSLTAERLQQLVMDAVLFNESADVTGTLLFDGTRFLQYLEGPEAGVNGAYKRILAAGSHSGVVELNRGRVGRRQFPHWRMCCVRVDELALGKIAISDWTGFVRSASALASGTSALDRLLSVTQSNVEGVASRALEPDGWVAR; this is translated from the coding sequence ATGCCTCTTCGCGCGATTGCCTATGTAAGTGAAGCGTCCGGCAGCCTGACTGCGGAACGACTGCAGCAGCTTGTGATGGACGCGGTGCTGTTCAATGAATCCGCCGATGTCACCGGTACGCTGTTGTTTGATGGCACCCGCTTCCTGCAGTACCTCGAAGGTCCCGAAGCTGGGGTCAACGGCGCGTACAAGCGGATCCTGGCAGCCGGCAGCCACAGCGGCGTGGTCGAACTCAACCGGGGGAGGGTGGGCCGGCGGCAGTTCCCCCATTGGCGGATGTGCTGCGTGCGGGTGGATGAACTGGCGCTGGGAAAGATCGCCATCTCCGACTGGACAGGCTTCGTGCGCAGCGCATCGGCGCTGGCTTCAGGCACCAGCGCGCTCGATCGCCTGCTGTCGGTGACGCAGTCAAATGTGGAAGGCGTTGCCAGCCGCGCTCTGGAACCTGACGGCTGGGTGGCGCGATGA
- a CDS encoding ferritin-like domain-containing protein yields the protein MAHRTSVRSERLLKWLQDAYAMEQEAETMMKAMASRIENYPHLAARIGQHVQETQQQAASLRECIEALGGSVPTAKGLFASMTAAIHAAGNSLMEDEVVKSIGISFGFENTEIATYRALVIAAERAGAHDIAAVCGQILQEEVAMARWLEDNQDGLVGAFLHRDETPGAQAKR from the coding sequence ATGGCACACAGGACCAGCGTCCGAAGCGAGCGCCTGCTGAAATGGCTGCAGGATGCCTATGCCATGGAGCAGGAAGCGGAGACCATGATGAAGGCCATGGCTTCGCGGATCGAGAACTATCCTCACCTCGCCGCGCGCATAGGCCAGCACGTCCAGGAGACGCAACAGCAGGCAGCGTCCCTCCGTGAGTGCATTGAAGCCCTCGGCGGAAGCGTACCCACCGCGAAAGGCCTGTTCGCCAGCATGACCGCAGCGATCCATGCAGCCGGCAACAGCCTGATGGAAGACGAGGTGGTCAAGAGCATCGGTATTTCCTTCGGCTTCGAAAATACCGAGATCGCGACTTACCGGGCGCTGGTGATCGCTGCCGAGCGCGCCGGAGCGCACGACATTGCGGCCGTGTGTGGCCAGATCCTGCAGGAAGAAGTCGCGATGGCGCGCTGGCTGGAAGACAACCAGGACGGCCTGGTCGGCGCGTTCCTCCATCGGGACGAAACGCCCGGTGCCCAGGCCAAGCGCTGA
- a CDS encoding response regulator, with product MQPDMSRRRCNLLLVEDQLDLAALMEQALEDGGGQVTHAYSVFDAMGLLEKQTFDGAVLDVELRDGVVFPVADRLAELGIPFLFVSAVYDQLVPQRHRSAAFVAKPFHIAQLQQAVQRVMGDACTPLATH from the coding sequence ATGCAACCCGATATGAGCCGGCGCAGGTGCAACCTGCTGCTGGTGGAAGATCAGTTGGATCTGGCCGCACTGATGGAGCAGGCGCTCGAAGACGGAGGAGGCCAGGTAACCCATGCGTACAGCGTGTTTGATGCAATGGGTCTGTTGGAGAAGCAGACGTTCGATGGCGCCGTGCTGGATGTGGAGCTTCGTGACGGCGTGGTCTTTCCGGTCGCCGATCGCTTGGCCGAGCTCGGTATCCCCTTCCTGTTTGTCTCTGCGGTCTATGACCAACTGGTGCCGCAGCGCCACCGAAGCGCGGCCTTCGTGGCCAAACCTTTCCATATCGCCCAGTTGCAGCAGGCCGTCCAACGCGTGATGGGCGACGCCTGCACGCCCCTGGCCACGCACTGA